The window GGAATGCGTCATCATTCCAGGGGCACTGCGAAGAACAGAGCCATTTTTTCCGGCTGTTTACTTTTTCGTGGTGTTTTTTCCCGTGTTCTTCgcagcgccagaggcgagcCGAAACACTGCGAGAGCAGAACTGTCTCCGAGGAAAGCCACATACCACGATGGCGTTGTGGGGTGAGGACTCATGCGCAGGATTTGCAAGAGAACAAAAATTCTAGCTTCGTCTGTGGGCAGCCTCCCAGCCTGGACGTCTCCGTTGGAGTTTTGCTATTACTCCACTCGTCTGTCGTGCTTGTCACTTCCACTCGCACGCCGTGCGGTTCCCTATCTGTCTGGGCAGGAAGGAATCTCTCTAGTCAGCGGTTTATTTGACCTACCTTATGTATATGAATGTTTTCCACACAGTTACGCATCGAGGTGCTTAGAGTGATAGAATCTCTGAACCCAGCTCGTCTCGTCTCATCTGCGGCGCATCACGCTTTGGCGTGTGCCTTTCGTCGGCTGAGTTTCCATTTTGGCAGAGCTTGCTGCGATGGGAGCCGCAACATATATCTTGTTTTTTTTTGTCGTGTAGAACGCAGCACCACATGTCAGAAGGCGCCCTCGCGTAATGCCGGAGCCTTGTAGAGCCTGAGACCAGGCTCAGGCGCGGGAGGGGTTGATTGGCGTTTgggtgtgtgtgttttttttctaTGGATATCCATTTTCTCCCCCTGGTCTGTTTCGTTCTCGCAGGTCCCGTTCTTGTGCcttcggcctcttcgccgttttCTTTCAATGCCGAGCAGGGCCGTTTGTGCTTCACGGGCGCGCTCTTGGTTCCGCTGAGCCTGAcagggaaggcgaagcggagcAAACAAAGTGCAAGGaagggcagcgacgccgccctcccgcctccgccgcgggtgcTTCTGAGCGTCCGCACTCTCCGCAGAgggacagcgacgccgctcATGATCCTTGATGAAAACTGCATGCAAGGCAGATGCAAGATTTTGTTCGAGGTAAGCCAGGCGCGTGTAAACGGAATGCTCTCTCTCAGCGGGCGTCCAGCTGGCGCACATCAGAGGAACccacccctcccccgcccccccccctccgcaggAGTGTCGTGGACGGCTTTCTCGCTGCTGGAGCCTAAGCCAAGGCCGGCGTGTGTCGGCTCCCGccgtttttccttctcgaaATTCGTCGTGTAAGTCTCGGCTTGGCTTTGCTCGGTTATGTTTGGTCGCCTGTTTGGCTTCTGCCTCTTGCACTCGTGTGGGCGTTGCGTGCCGCGTTTTTCAACTCCcttccttcgcgtctccgcccgctATCGCCGCATGATCGCTATCGCGTGTtttgctgcttcgcctctcaGGAAGACGCACAATTTTCGCTGACGGTCctgccgccttccgccgAGAGCAGCGCGACGGCCTGGGGCGTCCAGCTCCTCGGCGACAATGCGCCTCACCCCTGTTCGTGCTGTGACAtgagcggcgacgaggaagaggaggaagaagccgagggaaagaagcgaaagaggcacgcggacgacgccgcgTCAGCGAGCAgtgacgaggaggcgccagagctggtgcccgcggccgccacttCGAagggcgcgcctctcctggTCGCCAAGCCGTCCGGCTCagtcgctgcgcagccttcgctggctgcgcagctgtcgccctctggacggaagaagcggaagctcggcgcagaggagaaggcgaagccggCCGCGAATAAGGCCGCCCAGGCGCCGAGCGGGaaggagcagcagaagcaggcgaagccgagcgaggcgcagaaggccagGCAGCAGCACCAGCAGGCAGCTGCCGTGGCGCCGAAAGCCGTAACGCAGaagcccgcgggcgcgccaggcgccgtgAGCGTCGGCAGCCGTGTCGCGCTGCCTTCGGGTGTGTCCTACGAAGTCACTGGGCTCCCGTCGAAGAGTGCGGGCGGCAAGGAGACAGCTAGCCACGGCGACCGCGTGTCGGTGCAGTACAAGGGCCTGCTGGCCAAGTCGCTCCGGCGCTTCGACAGCGGCCGCATCAAGTTCGTCCTCGGCAGAGGCGAAGTGATCAAGGGCATGGAGCTGGGCGTGAAGGGCATGCGCCTGGGCGAGTCCCGACGCATCCTCATCCCCAGCGCACTCGGGTACGgaaagcgcggcgcgcctccgaccATTCCCCCCCACAGCGATCTCATCTTCGAAGTCCGCCTCATGACTCTAGGCTgaggcgactccgccgcgggcACGCAAGCCTGAACGACCAAGAGTCAAAAAGAGCTCTGGAAAAGCGCCACGGAAAGCGGAGCAAGGTGAGCGCGAGCGTCGCCCTTGTTttgtggaggcgacggggaGCAGGAATGAGGAGGCTCGCGACGCCTGCTCAAAGTTGGTCGAGGCTTCGTGGATCTCGCCCAGATTTAGGTGTTCCGCGCGAGGCACAGCCCCGTGAGGTCACTTTTGACCTCTTGTccgggcgctgcgcctcgcctgctaCGCCGTTTTATGATACATCTGCCAAGAAGTGCGCTCCTGTCGTTTGCTCTGCGTGGTGGTCGGTCGCGCTTTGCTCCTGTGAGTATCCTCAAGgcagttttctctctccctgtctctctATCTGTCGTCTTGTCCCCTGATTGTCACGCTCCCTAGTTGCGTTCGCGAAACTCAGTCAACTGACCCTGCGGTTGAACGGGCACGGCCGATTCCTGCGAACCCGTGTGGCATGTTTGATACTTAATCGCCTTTGGTGGGACGCCAAAGAGGTGTCCGCTGTCTTTGCATTGACCTGGCAACTTGAGTCCTCCCGTGAGACTGTCGTGGGTATCAAGGATGCTGAAGCCTTACAATAAAATCCATCCTCTTGAAAGCAGGAGTCCTGCACTTCCGCACAACGTTGAAAAGCTGTCTCTCGAGACACCATCGTCTAGCCTTTGTAGCCTCGAGATGGTGCTGCCAGCACTGGTGCCGAGAAGCGCACGTGCATCCACATGCACACATCCACATGCGCAATTACTGCAACCTACCTGCCCGTAcagacgcctgcgtctcAAGACACGCATGTCCGCACGTGTGCAGGGTCGAGCTAGCGGGCTGATGTATTGCTAAATATCGATACAGCGGTATCCCTCCATGTAGATTAACTCTacgtgcatgcacgcggatgcatgcgcagacagCACATTCCCACAGGGTGCCAGGCGGACTTTCTGCGGGCGTCCGGCTCGCGCTGAGAGACCctcgaaaaaaacagaacCAAGCCGCTGCCTGTAACACGACGCCTTGACTTCTTTCGGGAACCCAAAAGCGAATAACGCACCACAATTTCCTTTCATGTAGTACGTTCACGGAATTGAGCTGCCAGCAATGACAgtgcttcctcgcgtcgcctcagATTCCACTGTCTTCCAAACGCTCGGTTTTATGTCGTCGCActttctgcggcgtctgATTCTTGTCGTGTTGGGTGCTGGTGAGTTGCGCGTTTCGCTTCTCGTTTTTACCTGTCTGTGGCTTGCTGGGTGCCCGATTCCGCCCCCGTGTTGCACGTATTTGACGCGTCCTCCCCCTTATTCTGTTTCTGTGTCACGAGGCAGAGTAGTTCCTTCAAGGCGCACCAGGACTCCGCCAAACAGCTCCTTCGTTAGACGGCTTTGGTCGCttcgctcctcctctcgctgtcgGACGAGTCGGAGACGACAATCGCCTCGGATGCTTTCTCAGGCTGCTTCTGCTGTTCGCGGCGCTTTTTCTCGAAAAAGCCTGCCAAGgcgccctccctccgcttcttcgcagcgggcggcgtggcagacgcgcagagggtTTCAGAATATACCGCCGGGAGCTCTGCGACTTCGCG is drawn from Besnoitia besnoiti strain Bb-Ger1 chromosome VI, whole genome shotgun sequence and contains these coding sequences:
- a CDS encoding peptidyl-prolyl cis-trans isomerase, FKBP-type domain-containing protein (encoded by transcript BESB_068950), coding for MKRERRESEGDRANEEGQAAEGTTYVLYTFFGSVFRLKDEGELAREGEQAFRVTGPVLVPSASSPFSFNAEQGRLCFTGALLVPLSLTGKAKRSKQSARKGSDAALPPPPRVLLSVRTLRRGTATPLMILDENCMQGRCKILFEEDAQFSLTVLPPSAESSATAWGVQLLGDNAPHPCSCCDMSGDEEEEEEAEGKKRKRHADDAASASSDEEAPELVPAAATSKGAPLLVAKPSGSVAAQPSLAAQLSPSGRKKRKLGAEEKAKPAANKAAQAPSGKEQQKQAKPSEAQKARQQHQQAAAVAPKAVTQKPAGAPGAVSVGSRVALPSGVSYEVTGLPSKSAGGKETASHGDRVSVQYKGLLAKSLRRFDSGRIKFVLGRGEVIKGMELGVKGMRLGESRRILIPSALGYGKRGAPPTIPPHSDLIFEVRLMTLG